From the Opitutaceae bacterium genome, the window AACGCGACGATCGCCGGGAAACCCGTCCCCGAAGTCATCACCGACACGGCCTGGTTCGCGGACAGTTTCATACCGACCGTCCAACAGCGCGGCGCAGCCATCATCAAGGCCCGGGGAGCCTCCTCCGCGGCATCCGCCGCCAATGCGGCCATCGACACGGTCCGTTCTCTCGTCAACCCGACCGCGGCCGACGACGTCTTCAGCGTGGCAGTCAGTTCGGACGGAAGCTACGGCATCGAGAAGGGACTGATCTATTCCTACCCGATGAAGAGCGACGGAAAGAAATGGTCGATCGTCCAGAACCTTCCGGTCAGCGATTTCAGCAGGACCCGGATTGTCGCCACCGAAACCGAATTGAAGGAAGAAAAGGCCATGGTGGCCGAACTCATTCCCTGACCCCGGCCCGGCGGTTTTTCCCCAAGGCGGCGGACTCCGGTCCGTCGCCTCTTTTTTTGGTGGCGTCCTGCAGGTCATGAGACTGGCCCCTACCTGCACGACGGTCTTCTAACCCGGCAAAGGATGCCGCGCCTCCACCCACGCCTCCACCGGTTCGCCCCCGATCAGGTGCCGCTCCAGGATAACGGAAAAACGCTCCGGCGTCATCGACCCGTACCAGATGCCCTCCGGATAGACCAACAACCATGGTCCCCCCCGGCAGACCCGCAGACAAGCCGCTTTGGAGCGGAGAATCGGCAGCCGGTTCGCCTTCAGGCCGGCCTTCATCGCCTTCCAGACCACCGCGCCTTCTTCCCCGGAACAGCAATCGGGACCCGTACAGAGGAAGAGGTGCCGCTCGGCCCGATCGAGCTCCATCTTTTCAAAAGCCGCCTTATAATTCCCGCTCATATCCTGCACGATGGCTCCCCATTGCTTCCAGGCAATCCATCACCATCGATCAGAGGCCGGCCATCAACGCTTCCGGATCGACTCCCTCCCCTCCGTTCAGCCTTCTCACTTCCGCGAAGAGCCGATCGCGCAAGCCATCAATCACCACCCGTGCCCCACCGGCCGCCCGGCTTTCCCGACCGGCGATGATGACGAGCATCTGCTCCACGGTCTCCCGAAACGGATGACCATCCCGACCCGTTCGGAACGCATCGATGACCGCCACCAATTGCGATCGAAAAGCCCGGTAGGTGCTCGCAAAACGCAGGCTTTCCGAACGCTCCGTGCCACAAACCTGGATGACACCGAAAGACCCGTAGGCATCGTGAATGGCCGGCAGGGTCACCGAGACTCCACCGGCGTGGCCCGCGGTGACGACATCACCACCATCCAGCGAGGCCGTCTGCACCCAGCTGTAACCCGGTCCGGTGATGGCGTAGGCCGCTTCCAACGCATGAATCCCATAGCGCTCCCAGGTCTTGGCCGTGAACGAACTGACCCAGCGCAGACCACCGAGGCTGCCGAGACGGGATCGCAGATCCAGGATCTCGGGAGCATAGCGGAGCGCGCTCGACGAAGTGATCATCGACCCGCGACAACGCGCCGCCACGAACCAGGCGAGGTCTTCCAGGTTGTCCGCCAGGGGCTTGTCCACAAAGACCGGGAGGCCCGCTTCGACAAAAGGCCGGGCGCGTCGCACATGATCGCTTCCATCATCCGTCGCGATGATGACCGCATCAACCTGGCCGATGACATCCTCCGGGGCTTTCGCCACCGTCGCAATCCGGTCGGCCGCCGCAATCAGCGGCGCCTCCGCCGGATCATCCGTCCACACATGAGTCACTTGCGCCCCGGGAATGCGCACTTCATCCAGGGGCTGCTCACCCAGATAGGCCGGAATAGCGGGATAGCTGCAGCGCTTCATGGCCTCCGGATCGTAGCCATTGACGATGGCCGACCAGGACCAGGGATGGGCGTTGCCCTCGATCATGCCCAGCATGGCCAGGCGCAGCGGTTTCTCGGAATGGTTCGAAGAAGTTGACGTGTTGGTCATGGCTCTACCAGATTTTGAACCACAGCAGGCGTCCGGCCGCAAGCTGAGTCCCCATGACCCGAAACAAGATTGTCATCATTGGCTGTGGCAGCATCGGCGAGCGCCATCTGCGGGCCTTCCTCGCCAATGATCGGATCGGGGTCATTGCCGCGGAGACACAGGCCGGATTGAGGGAGCGCATCGCGACCACCCATCACATCGAAGCGGTTGCCGACTACCGCGACCTGCTCCGCCGCGACGACGTGGTCGCCGCCCTCGTGGCCACGCCCGCTCCCAGTCATGTCTCCATCGCCACCCATGTTCTTGAATCGGGCCGGCACGTTCTGATCGAAAAGCCCCTCAGCCTCGATCAGTCCGGGCTCGATCAACTGGTCGCACTTCGGGACGCCTCGAAACGGGTCGCCGCGGTCGCCTACGTCTACCATTTCATTCCCGCGGTCGTCGCAGCCCGGGATTTCATCCGACAGGGATCGTTCGGCCCCGTCCTTCATGCCACGGTCGCCTGTGGGCAGCACTTCCCCACCTACCGACCCGCGTATCGCGATATCTACTACGCAAGGAAGGAGTCAGGAGGAGGCGCCATCCAGGATGCCCTCACCCACATCGCCAACGCCGTCGATTGGACGCTCGGGCCCGCCACCACTCTGGTGGCCGAGGCCGCCCATCAATGCCTTGAGGGCGTCGCGGTGGAAGACACCGTCAATGTTCTCACCCGGCAGGGACGCGCCCTGGTTTCCTATCAGCTCAATCAGTTCCAGTCGCCCAACGAAATCGTCTTTGACTTCCACTCGGCCGGTGGATCCGTCCGCATCGAGATCCACCATCAACGCTGGGGGACCTTCGCCCACGGCGCCGGGAGCTGGACCTGGCACGACTCCCCGGTCCCGGACCGCGATTTCCTCTTTCAGAATCAGGCCCGCGCCTTTGTCGAGGCGATGGAAGGCAGGCCCACCCGCCTCGCCACCCTGGAGGAAGGCATCCGCGCCGTCGCCTTCAATCAGGCGGCCTTCCAATCGATCGAGGAAGGGCGGAAAATCCTGCTTTGAAGGGGTCAGGCCGCTTTTTATCTACGAATGCGATCCGATTCGTAGACAAAAAGCGGCCTGACCCCTTCGACGAAGCGCGGCATCGCTCACTCTACCGCCACGCACTCGATCTCGAAGCGCAGGGTCTCCGGAAGGCAATTCGTGATTGTTGTCCGGGCCGGATACGGGGCCGGGATCAATTCGGCGTAGAGGCGGTTGAACTTCGCCAGATCCGCCGGATCGCGCACGTAGTTGCGCGTCTGCACGACCTTCGACAGATCGCTGCCGGCCGCCTCCAGAATGCGCTTCATGTTCTCAACGGATCTCCTGAACTCCTCTTCAAAGGTGCCCGGAACGATCTTCCCGGTCTCATCGACTGAGGCCTGGCCGCTGACGAACAGAAGGCCGGCGGCCTTGACGGCCGGGCTGAAAGGCAGGTGAGAAACCGGCATGCCGGGCTTATGGATGACTTGCTTATTCATGGGTAACGAAGGACGTGTGGCTCCGGATTGTCGATCGGGTCGAGGGGAAAGACCGGACGTCGAAGGTGTTCGAAATCAAACGATCGAGGATCGCCGGCGCAGGGGCCCGGGGTGTCGATGATGAACGACCGCACGGCAATCGGATCATAGGCCCGTCGATGGGCGACGGCCGCCTTGACCGCGATCGCCCATTGCTGCTCCGGCACGATCCCCTGGCTGCGAAGCTGGCCGAGATCGAACGGGGGCGTCCGCTTCGACGTGACCAGGATCTGCAACCGGTGATGACGAAGGACGACACAGGGCCCCATCTCAATGTGGACACCGTTCATCGAAGCGAGGTGACTCTGTCGATCCTCCAGGCTGAAAGCGCCATCCGAGGAAGAGACCTTGGTGCCGGCGATTTGAACCGGGCCCTCGTCGAAGCGCGAGCCCCGCCCTCCCAGGGCGACATCCACCTCCCGGCCGATCGATACGGAGGCAAGCCGGCGCACCGCATCAGGATCGTTGATCACCACAGCCGAGGGACGGTCCGGAAAATGAAGGAGCAGCCGGAGCAATCCCGTCCCGTCGCCCGGAGCACCCGCCCCGATATTGTCAGAGGGTTCGACCAGGATATTCGGGCCATCGGAAAGCGGGAGGAGAGTTTCGACGGCCTCTTCGACCGACAGAAAGGCGGGCAGGCAACGGTCCCGAAAGGTCCAGCTCAACCGACAGAGCTCATCGAGAATCCGTCGACCGGTCTCCACGGCCGCATCCTCGGCCACCGCAAGGAAGGAGAGACCGGTTTCCGGCAGATCCGCGAAGGAGAACCCGCCGGCCACACCCACCTCGAGAAGCCCGGGATGATCCCTCTCGGCTCTCCGGGCCACCGCAAGGAGGGAGCGCATCGGATCATCGTCCGTCCCGGTGACGGAGGGGGCCAGAACCATGGGCGGGTGGGCGTAGAGAACCCGGGTGCGTGCTCCTGAGGCAAGTCGGTGTTCCAGAAGATGAGCCGCCCTCACCGCGGTGGCCCGCGCATCGGTGTGAGGGTTTTTCTGATACAGGATCAACCCATCGGCATGACGGGCCATGCGCGGGGTTACATTGGCATGGAGGTCGAGAACCGCCACCACCGGCAACCTCTCCAGTCCGGGAATGCCCCGAATCCTTGCGAGCAATTCGCCCTCCACATCGCGATGGCTCTGCGAGACCATGGCCCCATGCAGGACAAGCAGGATGGCATCAGGCGGGGCGCTTCCGCGCAGGGTCGATATCAGTCCCTCCCAGAAGGTCTCAACGATGGCATCCGGCACGATCCCGCCCGGCGTGGCCCGGAGGTCCATCGCCGGAACAACCGTCCAGGCAAACGCCTCGGCCGCCTCAAGAACACCATCGATGGGCGATCCATCTCCGCGACAATCCAGCAATTCCTTGCCTTTTCGCACCGAGAAATCGTTCACCGTCGACGGTTGGTCGAGAAAGGTGTGGGTCTCGTGAAAGAGGCCCGCCAGCAAAATCCGCCGATTCGCCTTCATGCGCCCGATCACCCTCTCAGGAAACCGGCCATTCGGCGGCATGGCGCACAAACGCGCGGGAGGCCCGCTTCAGGGCCTCATCGACCAGAGCGTCCGTCGTCGCGAAACTGATCATCCAGATGCCCCGCTCAATCGCCCGGACTCCTTCCTCAAGCAGGCACCGACGCAGGTGAGCCCATCGGGCCTGATCGTGGCGAACGGCATGCTCGCGGTAATTGCGAACCGGCTCATCCTCAGCCCCGGCCTTCAGCATCGTGCTGAAGAAGACCAGGCCCGGGCCCTGCGGGCGGAGCGGGATTCCATTGCGATCCGCCAGATTCCGCAGACCCGTCATCAACCGCCGGCCCAGAAGGTTGATCGTCTCCGGATGGGATGGCCCCTGTCCGGCCACCTGGTCCAGGCACCATTTTGCCGCTGCCAGGCAGAGTGGATTGCCGTTCAGGGTTCCTGCATGGACCGCCTTTCCCAGGGTGATCGGCTCCATGGCGGAGGCTTTTCCGGCCAGCACGGCAAACGGGACTCCCCCACCGATGGCTTTTCCAAAGATCGTCAGGTCCGGTGTAAACCCGTAATAGCCCTGGGCCGATCCCGCCCCGAACCTCAATCCGGTGATGGTCTCGTCGGCGATCATCACAATGCCGTATTGGTCGCAGAGTTCCCGGATCGTTTCGATCATGCCGGGCACCGGTTCGATGCATGAGGTATTGCAGAGACAGGGCTCAAAAATGATCGCGGCCAGTTCGTCCGCGCTTTCCGCCACCAGTGTCCGCAGATGCGCGGGGTCGTTCCAGTAACCGACCACCACCGTGTCCAGAACCGCCGGGATGACCCCTCCGCTCGGGTGCCGGGCCCGGGGATGCCCGCCATCGTCCCACTCCGCGGGAGGGGTGGCGAAACCGGCGAGCCCTTCATCCGACCATCCATGGTAATGGCCCTCAAACCGCAGGATCTTCGACCGGCCGGTTTTGGCCCGGGCCAGACGCAATGCGGCCATGACCGCCTCGGTCGCTGAATTGCTGCAGCGCATCCGCTCCGCCGAGGGAACCATCGCCTGAACACGTTCGGCCACCTCGATTTCCAATTCGCTCTGGGCGGCCCAATGGGTGCCCAAGGACGCCTGCTTCGCCAAAGCCGCAGCCAGGCCCTCCGGCGCGTGGCCAAAGAGGATCGCGCCCTGCCCGATCTGAAAATCGATGTACTCGTTTCCATCGACATCATACAGGTGGGCGCCCTTTCCATGAGTGAAGTAGAGCGGCACCGGCTCCTCCATCTTGCGGATGCCGCTGTTGATCCCGCCCGCGATGCTCTTGCCAGCCCGGTCAAACATCGCCTTTGATCGCTCGAATGTATAGGGCATGATCCAAGTCACCCCAATATCCGTCATTGTCCAAGACCAAACCAATCGAAATCATGACGATAAACTCCCTTCAGAACCGGACCGTCCTCGTCACCGGCTCATCCCGGGGCATCGGCCGCGCCATCGCCGCCGCATTTGAATCCGCAGGAGCCACCGTCATCCGCCACGGCAACCGGCATCGTCCGACCGACTCGCCCACCGGAGGCACGTTCCTGCAGGCCGACCTCTCGTCACTCGAGGCTCCGGAAAAGTTGATCCAGACGGCCGTCGCCGCACATCCGGATCTCGACACCCTTGTCTGCAATGCCGGCTCCTTCTTTGACCTGCCCTTTCTGGAGATGACGCCGGAGCGCTGGGAGCAGACCATGAACCTGAACGTCCGAGCCGTTTACTTCATCTCCCAGGCCTTTGCCCGCCACCTCGCCTCCCGGCAACGCAAGGGGACGATCGTCGTCATTTCCTCGACCAATGGGTTTTTCTCCGAGGATGAATCCACCGCCTACGACACCTCGAAGGGCGCTCTCGTGATGATGACCCGGACCCTCGCCCAATCACTCGCCCCGATGGGCATCCGGGTGAATGGCGTCGCTCCCGGACTTATCCGGACTCCCCTCACCGCAAGATGGATGGACGTCGAACCCGAAAAGTGCCGCCACTACGAGAAGAAGACCCTGCTCGGACGCATCGGGAGCGAGCAGGACTGTGCCGGCCCCACCCTTTTTCTGGCCTCGGACGATTCAGCCTATATGACTGGTCAGATCCTGGTCGTGGACGGAGGACTGACCGTCGGCCAGATTGGCAAATCATGAACAAGACGCCCAGGACCATCGCCGACCTTCCCACGCCCTCCATCCTCGTCGATCTCCCGCGGCTCGAAAGCAACCTGGCCAGGATGCAGGAAACCTGCAACCGCCGCTCGACCGCCCTCCGTCCTCACATCAAGACCCACAAATCAGTGGCCATCGCCCGCCGGCAGCTTGCCGGTGGAGCAGAGGGGTTGACCGTGGCCAAGATCGGTGAAGCCGAGTCCATGCTCCCTTCGGGGGTGCGCCGGATCTTCATAGCCCATTCCCTGGTCGACCCGTCGGTCGCTCCACGATTGGCTGCTCTGGCCGATCAGCTCGACGAGCTTGTCCTGGCTGTGACCAGCGGGGCTCAGGCCGAGGCGCTCGAAGGGGTTCTGGCCTCGGCCGGCCTGACCCTTCCCGTATGGATCGCCATCGATTCGGGCCTGGGGCGCGAAGGCCTCCGCTCCCTTGAGAGCGCCCGTCATCTCGCCTCCCGTCTGCCTGCCCTGAAACACCTTCGGCTCACCGGACTTTACACCCACGAGGGACAATTCTATCAGACCACACCCACCGAGCGGGGCGCCCTCCTCGAAAATCTGGGCAACCGTTTGATCGCCTTTCGGGATGCCATTGACCCATCGCTGCCCCTCTGGCCCGGATGCAGCGTGACCGCCTCCGCCCTGGCCGGCCGGGAGGGAATCACCGGAGTCCGTCCCGGTGCCTACGTCTTCGGCGACCTCGCCCTGACCGAATCCACCGGCGTGATGGAAACCGACCAGGTGGCCCTTCATGTGCTTTCGACCGTGATCGATCGACCCGAGCCTGGACTGGCCCTGGTCGATGCCGGCACCAAGACCTTGAGCAGCGACAAGACCGGCCGGGGAATCATGGGACGGCCCGTCGACGGACGGGATTTCGTTCTCTCCCGAGCCAACGAAGAGCACGGGTATGTCGAGGGCCCGGATGTCGACCAGCTGAAAATCGGCGAAAGGATCCTCTGGATCCCCGCCCATGTCTGCCCCGTGGTCAATCTGACCGATCAGATCGTCATCACCGAGGGCGACGCCGTCGTGGATTTCTGGCCCGTCGATGCGCGTGGCCAGGTCCGGTAGGCGCAACCCCGATCAGTTTATGGAACAGGAACGCACCACTCCCGAACTCTTTTCATTGGCGGGCAGAGTCATCGTGTTGACCGGAGGCGCCGGACTTTATGGACGGGGCCTGGCCGCCCAGCTCGCCGAATCCGGGGCGACGCTCATTCTGGCCGCCCGCAACACCGGAGCGCTCGAAGAGGTCTGCCGCGATGAGGTGGCGAGGGGCCACGCGGTGACCTGCCTTCACCTCGATCTCGAGAATCCCCCTTCAATCGACGCGCTTTGTCGATCCGTTCTTGAGCGGCACGGCCGGGTCGACGGTCTTGTCAACAATGCGGTGGCCCGGCCGATGAAGGGTCCCGACGACGATCTCGCCTCCTGGGAAATCTCCATGCGGATCAATGCGACCGGCCTCTTCGCGATCAGCCGCTGCTTCGGTGACGTGATGGCCGCACAGGGTTCGGGCAGCATGGTCAATATCGGTTCGATCCAGGGGATGGTCGGGCCCGACCTCTCCCTTTACGAAGGTCTCGGCATGCAGACCGTGCCCGATTATTTTTTCCATAAGGGGGGGATGGAGAACCTGACCCGATACTTCGCCTCTGTTTACGGACGCCGGGGCGTTCGGGTGAACTGCGTCGCCCCCGGCGGCTTCTTCAACAAACAGCCACCGGCGTTCCTCGAGCGCTACAACCGCAAGACCTTCCTCGGCCGGATGGCCGGCCCGCGCGACCTCGGCGGTGCCGTCGTCTTTCTCCTCAGCGATGCCGCCGCCTACATC encodes:
- a CDS encoding Gfo/Idh/MocA family oxidoreductase, coding for MTNTSTSSNHSEKPLRLAMLGMIEGNAHPWSWSAIVNGYDPEAMKRCSYPAIPAYLGEQPLDEVRIPGAQVTHVWTDDPAEAPLIAAADRIATVAKAPEDVIGQVDAVIIATDDGSDHVRRARPFVEAGLPVFVDKPLADNLEDLAWFVAARCRGSMITSSSALRYAPEILDLRSRLGSLGGLRWVSSFTAKTWERYGIHALEAAYAITGPGYSWVQTASLDGGDVVTAGHAGGVSVTLPAIHDAYGSFGVIQVCGTERSESLRFASTYRAFRSQLVAVIDAFRTGRDGHPFRETVEQMLVIIAGRESRAAGGARVVIDGLRDRLFAEVRRLNGGEGVDPEALMAGL
- a CDS encoding Gfo/Idh/MocA family oxidoreductase; the protein is MTRNKIVIIGCGSIGERHLRAFLANDRIGVIAAETQAGLRERIATTHHIEAVADYRDLLRRDDVVAALVATPAPSHVSIATHVLESGRHVLIEKPLSLDQSGLDQLVALRDASKRVAAVAYVYHFIPAVVAARDFIRQGSFGPVLHATVACGQHFPTYRPAYRDIYYARKESGGGAIQDALTHIANAVDWTLGPATTLVAEAAHQCLEGVAVEDTVNVLTRQGRALVSYQLNQFQSPNEIVFDFHSAGGSVRIEIHHQRWGTFAHGAGSWTWHDSPVPDRDFLFQNQARAFVEAMEGRPTRLATLEEGIRAVAFNQAAFQSIEEGRKILL
- a CDS encoding RidA family protein: MNKQVIHKPGMPVSHLPFSPAVKAAGLLFVSGQASVDETGKIVPGTFEEEFRRSVENMKRILEAAGSDLSKVVQTRNYVRDPADLAKFNRLYAELIPAPYPARTTITNCLPETLRFEIECVAVE
- a CDS encoding M81 family metallopeptidase; this encodes MKANRRILLAGLFHETHTFLDQPSTVNDFSVRKGKELLDCRGDGSPIDGVLEAAEAFAWTVVPAMDLRATPGGIVPDAIVETFWEGLISTLRGSAPPDAILLVLHGAMVSQSHRDVEGELLARIRGIPGLERLPVVAVLDLHANVTPRMARHADGLILYQKNPHTDARATAVRAAHLLEHRLASGARTRVLYAHPPMVLAPSVTGTDDDPMRSLLAVARRAERDHPGLLEVGVAGGFSFADLPETGLSFLAVAEDAAVETGRRILDELCRLSWTFRDRCLPAFLSVEEAVETLLPLSDGPNILVEPSDNIGAGAPGDGTGLLRLLLHFPDRPSAVVINDPDAVRRLASVSIGREVDVALGGRGSRFDEGPVQIAGTKVSSSDGAFSLEDRQSHLASMNGVHIEMGPCVVLRHHRLQILVTSKRTPPFDLGQLRSQGIVPEQQWAIAVKAAVAHRRAYDPIAVRSFIIDTPGPCAGDPRSFDFEHLRRPVFPLDPIDNPEPHVLRYP
- a CDS encoding aspartate aminotransferase family protein — translated: MPYTFERSKAMFDRAGKSIAGGINSGIRKMEEPVPLYFTHGKGAHLYDVDGNEYIDFQIGQGAILFGHAPEGLAAALAKQASLGTHWAAQSELEIEVAERVQAMVPSAERMRCSNSATEAVMAALRLARAKTGRSKILRFEGHYHGWSDEGLAGFATPPAEWDDGGHPRARHPSGGVIPAVLDTVVVGYWNDPAHLRTLVAESADELAAIIFEPCLCNTSCIEPVPGMIETIRELCDQYGIVMIADETITGLRFGAGSAQGYYGFTPDLTIFGKAIGGGVPFAVLAGKASAMEPITLGKAVHAGTLNGNPLCLAAAKWCLDQVAGQGPSHPETINLLGRRLMTGLRNLADRNGIPLRPQGPGLVFFSTMLKAGAEDEPVRNYREHAVRHDQARWAHLRRCLLEEGVRAIERGIWMISFATTDALVDEALKRASRAFVRHAAEWPVS
- a CDS encoding SDR family oxidoreductase — encoded protein: MTINSLQNRTVLVTGSSRGIGRAIAAAFESAGATVIRHGNRHRPTDSPTGGTFLQADLSSLEAPEKLIQTAVAAHPDLDTLVCNAGSFFDLPFLEMTPERWEQTMNLNVRAVYFISQAFARHLASRQRKGTIVVISSTNGFFSEDESTAYDTSKGALVMMTRTLAQSLAPMGIRVNGVAPGLIRTPLTARWMDVEPEKCRHYEKKTLLGRIGSEQDCAGPTLFLASDDSAYMTGQILVVDGGLTVGQIGKS
- a CDS encoding alanine racemase produces the protein MNKTPRTIADLPTPSILVDLPRLESNLARMQETCNRRSTALRPHIKTHKSVAIARRQLAGGAEGLTVAKIGEAESMLPSGVRRIFIAHSLVDPSVAPRLAALADQLDELVLAVTSGAQAEALEGVLASAGLTLPVWIAIDSGLGREGLRSLESARHLASRLPALKHLRLTGLYTHEGQFYQTTPTERGALLENLGNRLIAFRDAIDPSLPLWPGCSVTASALAGREGITGVRPGAYVFGDLALTESTGVMETDQVALHVLSTVIDRPEPGLALVDAGTKTLSSDKTGRGIMGRPVDGRDFVLSRANEEHGYVEGPDVDQLKIGERILWIPAHVCPVVNLTDQIVITEGDAVVDFWPVDARGQVR
- a CDS encoding SDR family oxidoreductase — protein: MEQERTTPELFSLAGRVIVLTGGAGLYGRGLAAQLAESGATLILAARNTGALEEVCRDEVARGHAVTCLHLDLENPPSIDALCRSVLERHGRVDGLVNNAVARPMKGPDDDLASWEISMRINATGLFAISRCFGDVMAAQGSGSMVNIGSIQGMVGPDLSLYEGLGMQTVPDYFFHKGGMENLTRYFASVYGRRGVRVNCVAPGGFFNKQPPAFLERYNRKTFLGRMAGPRDLGGAVVFLLSDAAAYITGANLPVDGGYTAN